A genomic stretch from Anaerolinea thermophila UNI-1 includes:
- a CDS encoding M4 family metallopeptidase, giving the protein MHCFSLSHVFRFLWRVVTVVLLALTALGTGSFRTQASASEARLPAQCLPAGESRLTLNSETGLVRFVGVSQENAIPQPQALPADATPEMAARAYLQACGGLFGLKDPATELTLMSSERAENGGGVTRFQQVVEGIPVLGGELVVHTTASHDILTVGGEILPKPSLKTTPIVPAEDARQRALESTARKHGVDAAALTTTEPQLWVYYPPILGGRGLPIARLVWRMDVEPAGELLPIRELVLVDAHAGVVALSFNQIDTVLNRKVYDNNNVRNNTLQSSANLKRVEGQAATGISDVDKAYDYSGDVYNFYLNTHNRDSLDGAGMALISTTRFCYTYTSTSCPYVNAFWNGAQMVYGDGMVADDVVAHEMTHGVTSFTSGLFYYYQSGAINEAFSDIWGEWIDQTNGKGNDSTGVKWLLGEDLPASVGVIRSMSNPPAYGDPDRMTSTNYTCDPYEEDNGGVHTNSGVANKAAYLITDGGTFNGKTVTGLGITKAAHIFYKAQTSLLTSASDYLDLYNALQQACSLLVGTNGITTADCTQVKNALDAVEMNQQPTGCAAPEAPVCTTGVPIDLFKDDLENPASGKWASSSLSGGNYWFYPQYPNSLSFDATYATSGVTNFWGYNYDGAASYAIAMTSSVALPAGSTPYLHFKHAYGFDDDAYSAYDGGVVEYSTNNGATWTDAAALFTHNGYNGTIYTGYGNPLAGRQAFVRESNGYISSRLNLSSLAGQSVRFRFRIGTDNSVDDYGWFIDDVRIYTCATSLPNKTYLPYVQR; this is encoded by the coding sequence ATGCACTGTTTTTCCCTTTCTCATGTCTTTCGCTTTCTATGGCGGGTCGTGACGGTCGTTTTGCTGGCGCTAACCGCGCTGGGAACAGGTTCTTTCCGCACTCAGGCATCTGCTTCGGAAGCCAGACTACCGGCGCAGTGTCTGCCGGCGGGTGAAAGCCGGCTGACGCTGAACAGCGAAACCGGGCTGGTGCGCTTTGTGGGCGTCAGCCAGGAAAACGCCATTCCCCAACCGCAGGCGCTTCCTGCCGATGCCACCCCGGAGATGGCGGCGCGGGCATACCTGCAGGCGTGCGGCGGGCTGTTTGGCTTGAAAGACCCGGCAACCGAACTGACCCTGATGAGCAGTGAACGCGCTGAAAACGGCGGCGGGGTGACGCGCTTCCAGCAGGTGGTGGAAGGCATCCCCGTGCTGGGCGGGGAACTGGTTGTCCACACCACCGCCAGTCATGACATTCTGACAGTGGGCGGCGAGATCCTGCCCAAGCCTTCCCTGAAGACTACACCCATCGTCCCGGCAGAAGATGCCCGCCAGCGCGCCCTCGAAAGCACTGCCCGCAAGCATGGGGTGGATGCCGCGGCACTGACCACAACCGAACCGCAACTGTGGGTGTACTACCCGCCCATTCTGGGCGGGCGCGGCTTGCCCATTGCCCGGCTGGTGTGGCGCATGGATGTCGAACCTGCGGGGGAACTTCTGCCCATCCGCGAACTGGTGCTGGTAGATGCTCACGCCGGCGTGGTGGCGCTTTCGTTCAATCAAATTGACACGGTCCTTAACCGCAAGGTGTACGACAACAACAACGTGCGCAACAACACATTACAGAGTTCTGCCAACCTCAAGCGTGTTGAGGGGCAGGCAGCCACCGGCATCAGTGACGTGGATAAAGCCTACGATTACTCCGGAGATGTGTACAATTTCTACCTGAACACCCACAACCGCGACAGCCTCGACGGCGCGGGCATGGCGCTCATCTCGACCACGCGTTTCTGCTATACCTACACTTCCACTTCCTGCCCTTACGTGAATGCCTTCTGGAACGGCGCGCAGATGGTGTACGGCGACGGCATGGTGGCGGATGATGTGGTGGCGCACGAGATGACCCACGGGGTAACCAGTTTTACCTCGGGGTTGTTCTACTATTACCAGTCGGGCGCCATCAACGAAGCCTTTTCAGACATCTGGGGGGAATGGATTGATCAGACCAACGGTAAAGGCAACGATTCCACCGGGGTTAAATGGCTATTAGGCGAAGACCTTCCTGCATCTGTGGGCGTCATCCGCAGTATGAGCAATCCGCCCGCCTACGGCGATCCCGACCGCATGACCAGCACAAACTACACCTGCGACCCTTATGAAGAAGACAACGGCGGGGTGCATACCAATAGCGGGGTTGCCAACAAAGCCGCCTATTTGATCACCGACGGCGGCACCTTCAATGGCAAAACGGTTACCGGTTTAGGCATTACCAAAGCCGCACACATCTTCTACAAAGCCCAAACCAGCCTGCTGACCTCTGCCAGCGATTACCTCGACCTGTACAACGCGCTCCAGCAAGCCTGCAGTCTGCTGGTGGGGACGAACGGCATCACCACCGCCGACTGCACGCAGGTGAAGAATGCCCTGGACGCGGTGGAAATGAATCAACAACCTACCGGGTGTGCCGCCCCCGAAGCGCCGGTGTGTACCACGGGCGTTCCGATTGACCTGTTCAAGGATGATTTGGAAAACCCCGCCAGCGGAAAGTGGGCATCCAGCAGTCTGAGCGGCGGTAATTACTGGTTCTACCCGCAATATCCCAATTCCCTGTCTTTTGATGCTACTTATGCCACCAGCGGAGTGACCAACTTTTGGGGCTACAATTATGACGGGGCAGCCAGTTATGCCATTGCCATGACATCCAGCGTAGCGCTGCCGGCGGGAAGCACGCCTTATTTGCACTTCAAACACGCCTACGGCTTTGATGATGATGCCTACAGCGCTTATGACGGCGGTGTGGTGGAATACAGCACCAACAACGGCGCTACCTGGACAGATGCCGCCGCGCTCTTCACCCACAATGGCTACAACGGCACGATTTATACCGGGTACGGCAACCCGCTGGCGGGCAGGCAAGCCTTTGTGCGCGAGAGCAACGGCTACATTTCCAGCCGCCTCAATTTGAGTTCGCTGGCGGGACAGAGCGTGCGCTTCCGCTTCCGTATTGGCACAGATAACAGCGTGGACGACTATGGCTGGTTCATTGATGACGTTCGGATTTATACCTGCGCCACTTCTCTGCCCAATAAAACTTACCTGCCTTACGTTCAGCGTTAA
- a CDS encoding NAD-dependent epimerase/dehydratase family protein, with protein MNIYITGISGFLSINLVRYLLEKGYTHISGIDLVDFAYPERNRITFYQGDIRDREAVRRSMAGAEMVIHTAAALPLYPPEEIYTTDVVGTRILLEEAHAMGVKRFIHISSTAVYGVPDHHPLYEDDPLIGVGPYGKAKIEAEEVCLEYRQKGMCVPILRPKSFIGPERLGVFAIFYEWASEGKNFPMIGSGNNRYQLLDVEDLCEAIHACMTLDAEKVNDTFNIGAAEFTTMRQDYQAVLDEAGFGKRIIPFPAGPVILALKVLEALNLSPLYPWIYETASKDSFVSIEKAQRVLNFQPKYSNRDALLRNYRWYLANKDALAQSGEGVTHRVPWKQKALKLVKIFF; from the coding sequence ATGAATATTTACATTACCGGCATTAGCGGGTTTTTGAGCATCAATCTGGTGCGTTATTTACTGGAGAAAGGCTATACTCACATCTCCGGCATTGACCTGGTAGATTTTGCCTACCCGGAGCGCAACCGCATTACCTTTTATCAGGGCGATATCCGCGACCGTGAGGCAGTGCGCCGCAGCATGGCGGGCGCAGAGATGGTCATTCACACCGCCGCGGCACTGCCCCTTTACCCCCCGGAAGAGATTTACACCACCGATGTCGTCGGCACGCGCATCCTGCTGGAAGAAGCTCATGCCATGGGTGTCAAGCGCTTCATTCACATCTCCAGCACGGCAGTCTATGGCGTCCCCGATCACCATCCTCTGTATGAGGATGACCCGCTGATTGGCGTTGGTCCTTACGGTAAAGCCAAGATTGAGGCTGAGGAAGTGTGCCTGGAATACCGCCAGAAGGGCATGTGCGTGCCGATTTTGCGCCCCAAGTCGTTCATCGGGCCGGAGAGGCTGGGGGTGTTTGCCATCTTCTACGAGTGGGCAAGCGAGGGCAAAAACTTCCCGATGATTGGCTCGGGCAACAACCGCTATCAACTGCTGGATGTGGAAGACCTGTGCGAAGCCATCCACGCCTGCATGACGCTGGACGCCGAGAAGGTCAACGATACCTTTAATATCGGTGCGGCGGAGTTTACCACCATGCGCCAGGACTATCAAGCCGTGCTGGATGAAGCCGGTTTCGGCAAGCGCATCATCCCCTTCCCGGCGGGACCTGTCATCCTTGCCCTCAAGGTTCTGGAAGCGTTGAACCTCTCTCCCCTCTACCCCTGGATTTACGAGACCGCCTCAAAGGACTCGTTCGTGTCCATCGAAAAGGCTCAGCGGGTGCTGAACTTCCAACCCAAATACTCCAACCGCGATGCCCTCTTGCGCAATTACCGCTGGTATCTGGCAAACAAGGATGCCCTCGCCCAAAGCGGCGAAGGCGTGACCCACCGCGTGCCGTGGAAGCAAAAAGCCCTCAAACTGGTGAAGATATTCTTCTAA
- a CDS encoding hybrid sensor histidine kinase/response regulator produces MANGRDRILLVESDPVVADLIGRQALQSVGYQVVVVGDGNSAIARAVQWNPDLVLANLNLPGLSGKDLMVALQAQGLQMPVILLANRGQEADIVQAFRLGATDYLLLPVREAEVVSAVERALKQVHERRERERLQQQLQQTNQELQQRVRELTTIYSVGKAVTSITDLSLLMDRILEGAVTVTQADVGWFLLRDEDKKPFVLVASTNLPNSLGAVRGKPWDDSISGLVAMSGEPLSIHGEPLKRFKISSLGQAALIVPIKAVSRARRHVVGLLVMMRRAANAFSTSEQHLLEALADYASIALTNAHLFRAAEERARSLELLAQNARIGERINHDILNTVRESMAAPISAAAEALNKLGKDPTARWRADQRQLLSTIQEKLDVLHQIVEAIPTPTSGDTRSTPAKLNDLIRQAVTRAQKLAQPNRLTLTTELPPESVTVNVEAGLLEPVLDSLLATAMRLNDSGAPVVIRLEREKDGNVHLVVRIAGVVLPQADVERVMNDTYPMTSPSAPRFSGLGIRMGLIQEILSRQGAKIWLESQSGKGTAFHLTLPPALQLSGKP; encoded by the coding sequence ATGGCAAATGGGCGTGATCGCATCTTACTCGTCGAAAGCGATCCCGTTGTAGCGGACCTGATTGGCAGGCAGGCGCTGCAATCGGTAGGATATCAGGTGGTAGTGGTGGGCGACGGTAATTCTGCCATCGCCCGCGCCGTGCAATGGAATCCTGACCTGGTGCTGGCGAACCTTAACCTGCCGGGGTTAAGCGGCAAAGACCTCATGGTTGCCCTGCAAGCCCAGGGCTTACAGATGCCGGTCATTTTGCTGGCAAACCGCGGACAGGAAGCCGATATTGTGCAAGCCTTCCGCCTGGGCGCCACCGATTACCTGCTTCTGCCGGTGCGCGAAGCCGAAGTGGTCTCGGCAGTGGAGCGCGCGCTCAAACAGGTGCACGAACGCCGCGAACGCGAGCGCCTGCAACAGCAACTGCAACAGACCAATCAGGAATTGCAACAACGCGTGCGCGAACTGACCACCATCTACTCGGTAGGTAAAGCCGTAACGTCTATTACCGATCTCTCCCTCTTAATGGACCGCATCCTCGAAGGCGCGGTGACCGTCACTCAGGCGGATGTGGGTTGGTTCCTGTTGCGCGATGAGGACAAAAAGCCCTTTGTGCTGGTTGCCAGCACAAACCTTCCCAACTCGCTGGGGGCGGTGCGCGGTAAACCCTGGGATGACTCCATCAGCGGGTTGGTTGCCATGTCCGGCGAGCCGTTGAGCATTCACGGCGAGCCGCTCAAACGCTTCAAGATTTCCAGTTTGGGACAGGCAGCCCTGATTGTGCCCATCAAAGCCGTTTCGCGAGCCCGCCGCCATGTAGTGGGTTTGCTGGTGATGATGCGCCGCGCCGCCAATGCCTTCAGCACCAGCGAACAGCACCTGCTCGAAGCCCTGGCAGATTACGCTTCCATTGCCCTGACCAATGCGCACCTCTTCCGCGCCGCTGAAGAGCGCGCCCGTTCGCTGGAACTGCTGGCGCAAAATGCCCGCATCGGGGAGCGCATCAATCACGACATCCTGAACACGGTGCGCGAATCCATGGCGGCGCCAATTTCCGCCGCGGCGGAAGCGCTGAACAAACTGGGCAAAGACCCTACCGCGCGCTGGCGAGCCGATCAGCGCCAGTTGCTCTCCACCATTCAGGAAAAACTGGATGTCCTGCACCAGATTGTGGAAGCCATTCCAACACCTACCTCGGGAGACACCCGTTCAACTCCGGCAAAACTGAACGATTTGATTCGCCAGGCGGTCACCCGCGCGCAAAAACTGGCACAACCTAACCGCCTGACCCTGACCACCGAATTGCCCCCCGAAAGTGTGACCGTGAATGTGGAAGCGGGATTGCTGGAGCCGGTGCTGGATAGTTTGCTGGCAACGGCCATGCGACTGAACGATTCGGGCGCTCCGGTGGTGATTCGCCTTGAACGAGAAAAAGATGGAAACGTCCACCTCGTGGTACGCATCGCAGGGGTTGTTTTGCCCCAGGCAGATGTGGAGCGCGTGATGAATGATACTTACCCCATGACTTCCCCCTCAGCGCCGCGCTTCAGCGGGTTGGGCATCCGCATGGGGTTGATTCAGGAAATTCTCAGCCGCCAGGGAGCAAAAATCTGGCTGGAAAGTCAGAGCGGGAAAGGCACCGCTTTCCACCTCACCCTGCCCCCTGCACTTCAACTTTCGGGTAAACCGTAA
- a CDS encoding hybrid sensor histidine kinase/response regulator — MIPQATDTILIATPNPQVNFLLERIIRSMGYGVFVCADRASLKTLPSGLTPTMMFISEKMDGESAELETARELSQRFPAAPAVLFVEHDHPEKLKAAMRLGFIEYLSLPLRTDDVMRVLRHALEIGKLRREAIMLETRRATASLQQRLDELETLARLGRTVVSSLDLDHVLSAVVDAAVEMTGAEEGSLLMLDPATGELYMRAARNFNEDFVRTFRLPVKDTLAGTVIRTGQPVLLDDSTPQKIKTTYLVQSLLYVPLAVHGHTFGVLGVDNRQHGIPFTEHHLKLLGALAEFATIAIENARLYTETITERRKLETVLTNVQDGVVLMDREKRLLLVNQTVRQAFSLPENHLTGRSFRDVFSHPALLELLEGLENGTDRTEVQVEDGRYFTVRVSPIPEVGIALTFSDITSLKKLDQIKSDFVHTVSHDLRSPLTAILGYVELIERVGTVNDLQRDFIRRIQVSVHNITSLVDDLLDLGRIEAGFDTRKEPVALDAIIRYSVEGFKKALGEKGHTLQLDLPAQAPSLLANPVQMRQMVDNLLDNAIKYTPQGGKIQVSLRVEGNQLLFQVSDNGIGIPPIDLPYVFDKFYRASNAAPDVSGTGLGLAIVKSIVEAHEGRIWVDSAVGTGSTFTVVLPLSGG, encoded by the coding sequence ATGATACCTCAAGCGACCGATACGATTTTGATTGCTACCCCCAATCCACAGGTTAACTTCCTGCTGGAGCGGATTATTCGATCCATGGGGTACGGCGTGTTTGTCTGCGCGGATCGCGCCAGCCTCAAAACCCTTCCCTCGGGGTTGACTCCCACCATGATGTTCATCTCCGAAAAAATGGATGGTGAGAGCGCCGAACTGGAGACGGCTCGAGAACTCAGCCAGCGTTTTCCTGCCGCCCCCGCCGTGCTTTTCGTGGAACACGATCACCCCGAGAAACTTAAAGCCGCCATGCGCCTGGGATTTATCGAATATCTCTCCCTGCCCCTGCGCACCGATGATGTCATGCGGGTATTGCGTCATGCACTGGAAATTGGCAAATTGCGCCGCGAAGCCATCATGCTGGAGACCCGCCGCGCCACTGCCAGTTTACAGCAACGCCTGGACGAACTGGAAACCCTTGCCCGCCTGGGACGCACCGTAGTCAGTTCCCTGGATCTGGATCATGTGCTCAGCGCGGTGGTGGACGCGGCGGTGGAAATGACCGGTGCCGAAGAGGGCAGTCTGCTTATGCTCGACCCGGCAACGGGAGAACTGTACATGCGCGCCGCGCGCAACTTTAATGAAGACTTTGTGCGCACGTTCCGCCTGCCGGTGAAAGACACACTGGCGGGTACGGTTATCCGCACCGGTCAACCGGTTTTGCTGGACGACAGCACCCCACAAAAAATCAAGACCACATATCTGGTACAGAGTTTGCTGTATGTGCCGCTGGCGGTACACGGACACACCTTTGGCGTATTGGGGGTGGATAACCGTCAACATGGCATCCCCTTCACCGAGCATCATCTCAAACTGCTGGGAGCCCTGGCAGAGTTTGCCACCATTGCCATTGAAAATGCTCGCCTGTACACCGAAACCATTACCGAGCGGCGCAAACTGGAAACCGTGCTGACCAACGTCCAGGACGGTGTGGTACTGATGGATCGGGAAAAACGCCTCTTGCTGGTCAATCAAACCGTGCGGCAGGCTTTTTCTCTCCCCGAAAATCATTTGACCGGACGTTCTTTCCGCGATGTGTTCAGCCATCCGGCTCTGCTGGAATTGCTGGAAGGGTTGGAGAATGGCACCGACCGCACTGAGGTGCAGGTAGAAGACGGCAGGTACTTCACCGTACGGGTGTCGCCCATCCCCGAAGTGGGCATTGCCCTGACCTTCTCGGACATCACCAGCCTGAAGAAACTGGATCAGATCAAGAGCGATTTCGTCCACACGGTTTCGCACGACCTGCGCTCGCCGCTTACGGCAATTCTGGGATACGTGGAACTCATCGAACGGGTAGGGACGGTCAACGATCTGCAACGCGATTTCATCCGTCGCATTCAGGTCAGCGTGCACAACATCACCAGCCTGGTGGACGATTTGCTCGACCTGGGACGCATCGAAGCCGGCTTCGATACCCGCAAAGAGCCGGTAGCCCTCGACGCCATCATCCGTTACAGCGTGGAAGGTTTCAAGAAAGCCCTGGGCGAAAAAGGGCATACCCTGCAGTTAGACCTGCCTGCTCAGGCGCCCAGTTTGCTCGCCAACCCGGTGCAGATGCGCCAGATGGTGGACAACCTGCTGGACAACGCCATCAAATACACTCCCCAGGGTGGAAAAATCCAGGTCTCCCTGCGGGTAGAAGGCAATCAACTGCTCTTCCAGGTGTCCGATAACGGCATCGGCATTCCGCCCATCGACCTGCCCTACGTGTTCGACAAATTCTACCGCGCCAGCAACGCCGCGCCGGATGTTTCCGGAACCGGCTTGGGGCTGGCAATTGTTAAGTCCATCGTGGAAGCACACGAAGGACGCATCTGGGTCGATTCAGCCGTAGGAACCGGCTCCACCTTCACCGTAGTACTCCCACTGAGCGGAGGATAA
- a CDS encoding nicotinate phosphoribosyltransferase produces the protein MSIFDGQRLDNRTFKLDIERMRRGWYSDKYFVNIAVMLNELSRRKYLYRGDKPNLPPHMAPNDLLVGDIEVEMQWFTRRPGTTIVVGVDKALTMLKHCTGYWDGDHFVDTHEQLEVWAVHDGALVHYNGDPLNITPVMRVRGRYRDFAMLETPTLGILTRASRVATNVYETLIAARGKPVLFFPARFDVHEVQAADGYAYNIAVQRFNMDYASTLGPFVSTDAQGDWWGGYGGGTIAHAAIASFLGDTAEAMLAFSEVLPKSIPRIALVDFNNDCVGDSLRVCRKMFDRYRALIEEGKPDEAERYRLYGVRLDTSGSLRDISVPPLGDPDLDLGVNPRLVFLVRQALDNAAETWDVPPEWVERAREYCRGVKIVVSGGFNPDKIRRFEKLGVPVDIYAVGSSLFNNHGPTVTDFTADVVRVKVHGEWVDMAKVGRRPRDNPEMERVW, from the coding sequence ATGAGCATCTTTGACGGTCAGCGGTTGGACAACCGTACCTTTAAATTAGATATTGAGCGTATGCGCCGTGGCTGGTACAGCGATAAGTACTTTGTCAATATCGCCGTAATGCTCAATGAACTGTCACGCCGCAAGTACCTCTATCGGGGCGATAAACCCAACCTGCCCCCCCACATGGCTCCCAATGACCTGCTGGTGGGCGATATTGAAGTAGAAATGCAGTGGTTTACACGCCGACCGGGCACAACCATCGTTGTCGGGGTAGACAAAGCCCTGACCATGCTGAAGCACTGCACCGGTTACTGGGACGGTGACCACTTCGTGGATACCCATGAACAACTGGAAGTGTGGGCAGTGCACGATGGCGCGCTGGTGCACTACAACGGCGACCCGCTCAACATTACGCCGGTGATGCGCGTGCGCGGGCGCTACCGCGATTTTGCCATGCTGGAAACGCCCACGCTGGGCATCCTCACCCGCGCCAGCCGGGTTGCTACCAATGTTTATGAGACGCTCATTGCCGCGCGGGGCAAGCCCGTGCTGTTCTTCCCGGCGCGCTTCGATGTCCACGAGGTGCAGGCGGCAGATGGCTATGCCTACAACATTGCCGTTCAGCGCTTCAACATGGATTACGCCAGCACGCTGGGACCGTTTGTCTCCACCGATGCCCAGGGCGACTGGTGGGGCGGCTACGGCGGCGGCACCATTGCCCATGCCGCGATTGCCAGTTTCCTGGGTGATACAGCAGAAGCCATGCTGGCATTTTCCGAAGTGCTCCCCAAGAGCATTCCCCGGATTGCCCTGGTGGACTTCAACAACGATTGCGTGGGCGACTCGCTACGGGTGTGCCGTAAGATGTTCGACCGCTACCGCGCTTTAATTGAAGAAGGCAAGCCCGACGAAGCCGAACGTTACCGCCTGTACGGAGTACGCCTGGATACCAGCGGAAGCCTGCGGGATATCTCCGTTCCGCCGCTGGGTGACCCGGACCTGGACCTGGGCGTCAACCCACGGCTGGTGTTCCTGGTGCGTCAGGCACTGGACAACGCCGCCGAAACCTGGGATGTGCCCCCGGAATGGGTGGAGCGCGCCCGTGAGTACTGCCGGGGGGTGAAAATCGTGGTCTCGGGCGGTTTCAACCCCGATAAAATCCGCCGCTTCGAAAAACTGGGCGTACCGGTGGATATCTACGCGGTGGGTTCCTCGCTCTTCAACAACCATGGACCTACAGTCACCGACTTCACCGCTGACGTGGTGCGCGTCAAGGTACACGGTGAGTGGGTGGATATGGCAAAGGTTGGGCGCCGTCCGCGCGACAACCCCGAAATGGAGCGCGTCTGGTAA
- a CDS encoding SdrD B-like domain and LysM peptidoglycan-binding domain-containing protein, with translation MDRNFRLFTIALALCLLIGLMLTGTVSPATAQPLEQVTYQTPTPQPDGRILYIVQPGDNCLRIELLTGVKVQTLRELNNLDSACTLVQGQELLLGVVTPEPTPTLAPDITPTPLLPTPTPMRGTGQVCVILFADLNGDAVREDSEPPILGGAVSVTDRSGNVSLSGLTTDDPENPLCFADVPEGEYNVSLAVPPGYNPTTTTSVPIQLLAGNVSVIDFGAQISVRQPPPGETQSGGRSPLLLVLGALLVLGGIGLAVYVRLFRNVGGE, from the coding sequence ATGGACAGGAATTTTCGCCTTTTTACCATTGCTCTTGCCTTATGCCTGCTGATCGGACTGATGCTGACCGGCACAGTTTCACCTGCTACGGCTCAGCCCCTGGAGCAGGTCACCTACCAGACGCCTACACCTCAGCCAGATGGACGTATCCTTTACATCGTCCAGCCGGGCGATAACTGCCTGCGGATTGAACTGCTCACCGGCGTGAAGGTGCAAACCCTGCGCGAACTCAACAACCTGGATTCTGCCTGTACACTGGTGCAGGGACAGGAACTGCTTTTAGGGGTGGTTACCCCCGAACCCACGCCAACCCTTGCACCCGATATCACCCCTACCCCCCTGCTCCCCACCCCCACTCCCATGCGGGGTACCGGTCAGGTGTGCGTCATCCTGTTTGCCGATCTGAACGGCGATGCCGTGCGTGAGGATAGCGAACCGCCGATTCTGGGCGGGGCAGTGAGCGTGACCGACCGTTCTGGCAATGTTTCCCTCTCCGGCTTAACTACCGATGACCCGGAAAATCCGCTGTGCTTTGCCGATGTGCCGGAAGGGGAATACAACGTCAGCCTGGCGGTACCACCGGGGTACAACCCAACCACAACCACCAGCGTGCCGATTCAACTGCTGGCGGGAAATGTTTCGGTGATTGACTTTGGTGCACAAATCAGCGTCCGCCAACCGCCCCCTGGAGAGACGCAGAGCGGTGGGCGCTCGCCGCTCTTGCTGGTGCTGGGAGCACTGCTCGTCCTTGGGGGCATTGGGCTGGCTGTGTACGTGCGCCTGTTCCGAAATGTGGGCGGTGAATGA
- a CDS encoding YlbF family regulator, protein MSLSAFVPAILQQPDKEPIRHATLNLAEALAESEEFQRFLESAQTVHGNAEVHRLLVAIRQGRTRYDQGEAPSLQSQVEALPVMRAYRRAEQAVRFLFSAVVQEISRSAGVDFLEHVHQEMNACGMPVHVVSDEVLNLPETLPEPYAEPARRLGEALHNSPEVQAYLAVQRAVREDIALANLRREVEEMEESFNVRRASGYYPASGELELYAEKQAELRQHPLLRAEEDARAQVMELFSAVHTLLSNSLGILFSELAKKPGLF, encoded by the coding sequence ATGAGCCTTTCTGCTTTTGTGCCTGCCATTCTGCAACAACCGGACAAAGAACCGATTCGCCATGCTACGCTGAATCTGGCCGAGGCGCTGGCCGAGTCGGAAGAATTTCAACGGTTTTTAGAGTCCGCTCAGACGGTGCATGGCAATGCTGAAGTGCACCGCTTGCTGGTAGCCATCCGTCAGGGACGCACCCGCTACGATCAGGGAGAAGCCCCTTCTCTTCAGTCACAGGTGGAAGCCCTGCCGGTGATGCGCGCCTACCGCCGCGCCGAGCAAGCCGTGCGCTTCCTGTTTTCAGCAGTGGTGCAGGAAATCAGCCGTTCGGCGGGGGTGGACTTTCTGGAACACGTCCATCAAGAGATGAACGCCTGCGGGATGCCCGTTCACGTAGTTTCGGATGAGGTGCTCAACCTTCCCGAAACTTTGCCCGAGCCTTACGCCGAGCCCGCCCGCCGGTTAGGCGAAGCCCTGCATAACTCCCCGGAAGTGCAGGCTTATCTGGCGGTGCAGCGTGCCGTCCGTGAGGACATAGCACTGGCAAATTTACGGCGCGAGGTAGAGGAGATGGAAGAATCCTTCAACGTGCGTCGCGCCAGCGGATATTACCCGGCAAGCGGGGAACTGGAACTGTATGCTGAAAAACAGGCGGAATTGCGTCAGCACCCTCTCTTAAGAGCAGAAGAGGATGCCCGCGCGCAAGTGATGGAACTGTTCAGCGCCGTGCATACCCTGTTATCCAACTCGCTGGGGATTCTGTTCAGCGAACTGGCAAAAAAGCCGGGTTTATTTTGA